Genomic DNA from Scylla paramamosain isolate STU-SP2022 chromosome 25, ASM3559412v1, whole genome shotgun sequence:
CAAAACCAGCGAAAGAACTGTACGAAGGATTTGTTCTGCACACAATCAAATGTTGAACACGGAAGCTGAACCAGACACACCAACCTTCCGCTCACCAAAGAAGAAACATCGTGCTGCACCTGTTACTGACTTTGATGACTTTGATAAGCGCTTATTAAGAAGAACTGTACTGGCGTtttatgagaggaaggaaattccAACTATTtacaagataaaagaagaactCCGTGAACAAATCGGCTACAGTGGCTGCGAAAATTCCCTTCGCAAGGTTCTCCTGAAAATAGGATTCAAATTTGCGAAGGTTGATGGCCGCAAATTCCTGATGGAGAGAAATGATGTCCTTGCAGCTCGCACTAAGTTTTTAAGGGAAATGCGGCAGCTTAAACAGTCAGACCACACTTTTGTTTACCTCGATGAAACTTGGGTTAACCAAAACTGCACAGTTGGGAAGTGTTGGACTGATACTTCATCAAAAGAAGCAACAGGAGTCAAACCGCCGACTGGAAAAGGAGCACGACTTATTATTCTTCATGCTGGAACAAAACACGGTTTTATCAACAATGGTGAGCTGTTTTTCCAAGCAAAAAATGATGGTGATTACCATAATCAAATGAATTCAACAGTTTTTGAAGAATGGTTTCGCATGTAGCTACTACCGAACATTCCACCAAACTCTGTCATTGTGATGGATAATGCATCGTACCACAGCAGACAAGTAGAAAAATTGCCAACATCATTATGGAGAAAAGCAGACATCAAGAACTGGCTCAAGTTAAAAGGAATTACAGTCAGTGATGATTTGTCAAAAGCAGAGTTATATGAACTGGCAAAAAATTCCCGTGTGGCAAAGAAGAGGTATGTTGTAGATGAAGTTGCTACAGAGGCAGGACACATCGTCGTGAGGTTGCCGCCCTACCACTGTCAATATAACCACATAGAGTTGGTTTGGGCCCAGGTGAAGTCATACATAGCCAAAAGGAACAATTTCAAAATGGCTGACCTCAAACCCCTGGTGAAAGAAGCTATGCGTGCCGTCACACCAGAGAACTGGAAGCAAGCAGTGAAGCACGCCGAACAACTCCAAGAACATGACACAAATCAAGACCGAGCAGTTGAAATGTATGTTGACTCTTTCGTTATACACCTATCTGAGAGTTCTGATGACACTTCGGAGTCGGACTAAAATGTCATAGAGGATTAGGCCTACGGGGGAAACCTCTTAAAAATAAAACGCGCCTAGACTTTTACCTcaatggtggtgtggaaaaaaagtcaaactaaataaataaagtagacgTGCAGTTTTATTAAATGTATTATAttatgtaatgagagagagagagagagagagagagagagagagagagagagagagagagagagagagagagagcggaaggcTGGTGGGCGTTCCGTGGTATCTTTTGAAGACGCGGCAACACTGGGGAATTTCCCTTAGTAACTCCGCCTCACCGGCCAAAATTCGGTGCGGCGAgtatagcagaggcaaaacgccagaggcaccttcgcttagggggatcctgaggagggattggagcgataggaaaagataaagatatgagattgtgatcggaggagcccaacggagaagaaagggtgacagcataagcagaaggattagaggtcaggaaaaggtcaagaatgttgggcgtatctccaagatggtcaggaatacgagtaggatgttgcaccaattgctctaggtcatggaggatagcaaagttgtaggctagttcaccaggatggtcagtgaagggagaggaaagccaaaactggtggtgaacattgaagtctccaagaatggagatctctgcgaaagggaagagggtcaaaatgtgctccactttggaagttaagtactcaaagaatttcgtatagtcagaggagttaggtgagaggtatacagcacagataaatttagtgtgagagtgattctgtagtcgtagccagatggtggaaaactcggaagattcaagagcgtgggcacgtgagcaggttaagtcatagcgcacataaacgcagcatccagctttggatcctAAATgcggatagagaaagtaggagggaacagaaaaggggctactgtcagttgcctcagacacctgagtttcagtgaggaaaagaagatgaggtttagaagaggagaggtggtgttctacagattgaaaattagatcttagaccgcgaatgttgcagaagttccGTGTAGTGTCCTCGCATGCCCTGCCCAACGCCCTCGGATCAAGTTATACTGTGTTCCTCCGCGGCCTCTTGTGTTGTCTTTGCTCGTGTCGCCGCCCTTCTCCTAGACGCTCCCGCACCAGAGGTCCCTCCCTACGTCTTTCGGCGTTGCCTTTGCTCGCGCTGCCGTCCACTCACCAAGACTCTCCATCTTCCCTGGCCCTCTTCAGTGCCCACGTTTTTCCTTGTGTGTCCTCGCCCTCGCTCTTATAGCACTCTCTTTGCCGCGATCATCCCGCGGAAGCGCTCCTCTCACCGACTCCTCCGGTTGTCAACCTCGTGGCCGCCCACGACTCCTGCCGTCCCACAGCTGCGCCCACTAGTCTAAAGAACgcctccttgtcctcctgccGCCTAGGTCCCACAGAAACGGGTCGCACCCACCCTTCTCTCGTAGGCAGCCTCTCCCCATTACCCACAGGTAGCACGTCCCTTAGGACTTCCGCTCAGGCCTCCTCTGCCGGCCCTCCCTTCTCGAAGGATTTTCCACCCTTGTGCATCTCCCCTTCTCTGTTCTGACCCCACCCTCACAACCACCCCGCCTTCCGTGTCTGCCCGCGACACCTGCCTTCCCTCGGCTATGCCCACGAGTCTCCAGGACTGCTCCTTGTCCTGTCGCCTGTGTCCCACAGCATCGGGTCACGCCCATCCTCCTCTTGCCGCAACCCGCTGCCTGCAGGTAGCACGTCCTTCAGGACTCCCTCCTTAGGCCTACTctgccgcccctccctcctcgcaggatttcctccccctcccttttagCACCTCACCCACTCTGCTCCGACCTTACCCTAACACCtctcattacctctctctctctctctctctctctctctctctctctctctctctctctctctctctctctctctctctctctctctctctctctctctctctctcttacctctcacctctctctctctctctctctctctctctctctctctctctctctctctctctctctctctctctctctctctctctctctctctctctctctctccatctttcctctccctctccttcctttctcctccctctccttccttcctccccctctccttccttcctccccctctccttccttcctccccctctccttccttcctcccccctctctccttcctttttcacacacacacacacacacacacacacacacacacacacacacacacacacacacacacacacacacacacacagacacacacacacacacaccctcggcTTCTCCACACGTCTGCACAGTCTGTGGGGAAAGGAGTCGCACCAATGTCAACTTCGGTGCTCGCACCTGTACTTCTTGCCGTGAGTTCTTCCGCCGCAGAAACAGGACACACTCTGGCCCCTGCGAGCAGGAGGGTAACTAGCACCATCAACCAGCGCATACGTGGCAAGTGCCTCCAATGCCAACTACGAAAATGCTGAGCCATCAGCATGCGTCTTCGTGTTTAAGCTGCACTTGCCCCATCACAGCACAGAGGCCCCTCGCAGCACCCGTATTGACTCATTAGGCCGGCCAGCAACCCCACCATGTTTCGTCTTTAACTCTGTGAACGACAGAAAGCAGACCCTGGCCTGAGCAAAGTGCCAACGCCTTGCTGACCTCACCTGCATAGACTTCAGACGCACTTAAGCGAACACCTTCCCATTTGGCACTGTGTAGATTGCTTGCGTCCCACTCTCCTGGCCGGTCCCGTATGCGACCCCCCCTCCAACCAAGAACTTACTCCCTACCGACTTTGCAGCGTCTCTGGCAGATCTCAAGCGACCCACACGTGTGCCGAAGCATATCCCTCGTCGGAAATGACACCAAGTCGCCTCCGATCTTGCCGACCTCATCTTCAGTTCCACCGAACAAAACTCCGCGACCAGCTGGTGGAGGCTGCTATCCTATGCTTTCACCAACTTAGGCAAAACGGCTCACaactcttcctctgcttccaccaacaccacacgcTCATACCCAACAGAGAACAACCGCTTGGATGCCAACAACGACGCTCTTGCCACTCACATCACTTCGAAATGCGCTGACGGAGACATCAAAGGCGCCCTCCATCTCTGCCCAACCTGACACAGAGACAATTGAAATTCTCAAAAAGGACTCCCCAGCTCTTCCCAATGAAGACCTGCAGCCTATTCTCAGAGACCAAAACAACTTTTCCCCGCTCGAGTTCTCTGATGCCGAAGTGCTTGCCGCCATTCAGTCCATGCCTCGCGGCTTGTCGGCCAGCCAGGACGGCATCAGACCTCTCCACCTGCAACAACTCACCACCAAGCAAAGCGCAGAAGCCGGCCTGCGCCTTATGCCACTGCGCTGCCGCAGGCCATCTCCCCGACTCTGCCAGACACACTTTCTTTGCTGCCAGTCTCATCGCCATTAAAAAATAAGCAGGCTGGGCTCCGATCAATGGGCATAGGAGGTTCCTATCGCTCACTGGAAGATTCGTCGCCAAACACTTGACCGCATCCCTCTTAGGCCAACTTATGCCCACCCAGTTTGGCGTGGGTGCTCCCCTCGTCTGCGAGGCAGCCGTTCACGCAGTGCGCAAGTACACACGCACCATCCGAGGCAGTGGTGAGCTACTTGTCAAAGTGGACCTCTCCAACGCCTGCAACTCTGTTACTCGAGAAGCTGTCCTCTCCTAGGTCAGTCAAAGATGCCCTTTAGTACTCCAGCTAGTCTGTCAAGCATACACTCAGCCCACTCCTCTCTTCATTGCCGACAGTGTCATCTGGTCCTGCAGGGGCGTCCAACAGGATGACCCTCTCGGACCCCTCCTTTTCGCTCTTGCCATTGGCCCCATCATACAGAATCTACGTTCCCCACTCAACGTCTGGTACTTAGACGACGGCACGCTCGCCGGGCCAACCGACTCCATCACTGCCGACATCTCCATCTTACTCCCATCTCTACAGCGCATCGGCCTCAAGTTGAACTGCCACACATGCGAAGTTACCATTCGACAACATCCCGACCGCCAACACAAACATCCAGTACTACCTGACACTCGCTCAGCgcccctccattctctctccctcctaggTGCCCCCATCCAAGCAGAGGGCCTCCCTGAAGCCCTCGAAGACGCCATACAATCCAGCTTGAGGATGATTGAACGAGTAGACGGCATTGGCAGCCATCgtgccttttcttcctctcccgctTCTCTGTCGTCCCTCGCTAAACCTACCTCATGCTCGCGGCCCCCATTTTTCTTCACCCGAAGACCTTCGCCACAAAGACAACAACTTACACACGACCATCTCCAGGATTTGCAACATCGATCTCCCGGAAGGAAACTGGATTGAAGCAACCCTGCCCACTCGCATGGGTAGCATCGGCATCGGGCGTATAGAGGACGTAACACTACCCGTCTTCATCTCCATGAGTGCCACGCAGGCACTCATAGCACGGAGGAGCTGGTTAGTCAGAAAACCTGTCGCCCTCACAGTGACGGCTCAAGATTTCTTGCTTCAGCTCTCACCGCCTTCACCGATCTCATCTGGTCACAAGAAGCCCAGAACTTCTCTGCAGAGTCGCCAGTCCAACAACGCAAGCAGGACGAAGCCGCTTCTCTCAAACGCCTGGACACTCTCCTCGAGGGAGTAACCAGGCGCAACGCTCCCGCCTGCTCGATGCTACCGAACCACGCAAAAGGGCATGGCTCGATGCCCTCCCAGTAGAGAAACTCGGCCTTCTCCCAGACGAAGCCATGCGGCTCGGTGTCGCCTTGAGGCTGGGCATACCTGTGTACCTACCACACAGGTTGAAATGTGACGCCATAGCTGACAGCTTAGATCTCCACCAGTTGTCATGCCCCGACCACTTCCCAAGACACGCCGCCTTCAACGACATCATAAGGCGTGCCCtcgcagcagcagtagtgccTACACTCCTCGAGCCACGAAGCATTGACCGCGTTGGACGATGGCCTGACGGTATCACCATCACACCTTTTAGCAACGGAAGGTCGTTAGTTTGGGACGCCTCTTGCACCAACACTTACAACTCCTCTCATGTCACCGACTGTGCTGTAACCCCAGGAGCCACCGCCCGCGCAGCAGAGCAACGCAAACGAACGCGCTGCGCTGCACCAGCCTAGCGTTACCGCTTCGAATCCCTTGCAGACAGCTAGAGACAGCTGACGTGCTGGGACCCGCGATCTTTTCACTCTTGACAGAGTTAAGACGTCGCATCACAGCACGGTCAGGAGAGAAGCGGGAGACTTGTTGGCTCAGGCAACGAATTAGTCTCGACATCGTGAGTGGAGacgtacataaacacacacacacccacacacacacacacacacacacacacacacacacacacacacaccgcgtagtgtagtggtcagAACGCTCAGCTCACAACTAAGAAGGtcagggttcgaatcccggggcGTGACGAgacaaatgggcgagcctcttaatgtgtagcccctgttcatttagcagcaagtaggtaccgGATgcaacccgaggggttgtgacctcgctgtgtGTGGCGTGTCAGTGGTCTCAATaatacccaaagatcagtcactatgagctctgagttccttccgtaggggaacggcgggctgggtgaccagcagacgaccgtaggtgaatcacacacacacacacaaaacacacacacaaaaatacacacacacaaaaaaaaaacacatacgcAGAAAAAAggcacaaatacacaaacacacacacacatgcacacacacacacacacacacacacacaagcacacacacaaaaaaaaacataaaacacacaaaaaaatacacataaaaaaacacacaaaaaacataaagtacacaaacacacaccaacacacacacacaaaaaaaaaaaaacatacacaaacacgcacacacaaaaaacacaaaaaacactcactcacatacacacacacacacacacacacatacacaaagcaGTAGCagaaacaatagtagtagtagtagtagtagtagtaccaccaccaccaccagcaacagtaacaccagtagcagcagcagcaatagtagtagtagtagtagttatagtagtagtagtaataatggtaatagttgttgtttatgtttatgtcgttgttgttgttgttgtcatggtGGATGTAgtatcgtagtagtagtagtagtatagtagtagtagtagtagtaatagtagttttcctaacctctaatgatctaatccttctgcttatgctgttactctgtcttctccgttaggctcctccgatcacaatctgtATCCTCttgttttaattctttcttaGGATTCTCCAAAGCGGAGGTCACTCTGAAGTTCTGCCTTTGCTAAGTAATGGAGCAgtggaggtattattttgaCTTTCCAATGGATAGGACTACTGGTTCTGTCTCTGAGACCCTTCTCTGTGTGTTGCGCATATAGAATGCGATTGTGTATGGCAGGGAGACGTAGCTTCACTCTGCCTTTTTCTCGCTACATAGAGTTTAAACCACGGATTAACTCAACTTGTTCTCATGTTATACATTACACAGTCGGCCCACACACGGTATCTTAGTCTTCCATTTCTTGAAACTAATATATTTCATGTTTCAGTCCGAAATTGCTAAACACTTCatgaacagaaaatgtcaaaacattTATAGATCTGGCACTCCTAGCGACTTCTGACACGTAACCAAAAATACCTCAAGcaactcttcttcatctttctctcctcgtaCAGTCTCACTGCAAAAaaactttatattttctctcacttccctaattcaagagttaaccacaattttcagtatttcattccttttattggTAAACTCTTTAACTCCaggccttcttctgtattttctcttgtttcaagAAACTTCTCAAAATTCTGGAACTGGGACCACAATGagcttttattttcgtttttttttttgttgcccttggctagagc
This window encodes:
- the LOC135113364 gene encoding uncharacterized protein LOC135113364; translated protein: MDNASYHSRQVEKLPTSLWRKADIKNWLKLKGITVSDDLSKAELYELAKNSRVAKKRYVVDEVATEAGHIVVRLPPYHCQYNHIELVWAQVKSYIAKRNNFKMADLKPLVKEAMRAVTPENWKQAVKHAEQLQEHDTNQDRAVEMYVDSFVIHLSESSDDTSESD